The following are from one region of the Siniperca chuatsi isolate FFG_IHB_CAS linkage group LG21, ASM2008510v1, whole genome shotgun sequence genome:
- the dus1l gene encoding tRNA-dihydrouridine(16/17) synthase [NAD(P)(+)]-like isoform X4, with translation MDTNHYNQEEEEDDYDEEKEKEKEDEDEDEDEVSHRYYFATALSWKVLRREYSANIIVLQSAVMAKLQGFEFWRKTLKEARFVVAPMVDQSELAWRLLSRRHGAQLCYTPMLHAQVFVRDANYRRENLYNEVSEEDRPLITQFCANDPEVFLQAALLAQDYCDAIDLNLGCPQMIAKRGHYGVFLQDEWELLEKMVRLANEKLSVPITCKIRVFKEIEKTVHYAQMLEKAGCQLLTVHGRTKDQKGAMTGIASWEHIKAVQKAVNIPVFANGNIQHLSDVLRCIQETGVQGVMSAEGNLHNPALFEGCSPPVWEMAEEYLEVVKQRPPCTLSYVRAHLFKLWHHTLQIHHDLREDLAKVKTLEGLADVSKQLRLRCQEEIAKGKDVEEKEGGLPLPHWICQPYVRPAPKEPVANGTSQGSEVKKTMCQKRALEDSDGIADTLSKNKQKKRSRNPNKNFCPEQKPKYIKCEQCGNPKGNKCVFNLCRGCCKKMSYKEVADCPSHGLRFKTKAEKQKAEEDERREDERKEGLATETERSSSSPQPLPDPSASLLELEADVGLVLSASILEVSCFYF, from the exons ATGGATACCAACCATTATaaccaagaagaagaagaagacgactACGAcgaggaaaaggaaaaggaaaaggaagacgAAGACGAAGACGAAGACGAAGTTTCTCACCGGTACTATTTCGCTACTGCACTCAGTTGGAAAGTGCTGCGCCGGGAATACTCAGCAAATATCATAGTATTACAG TCAGCTGTGATGGCCAAGCTCCAGGGCTTTGAGTTCTGGAGGAAGACCCTGAAAGAAGCACGCTTTGTGGTGGCACCCATGGTGGACCAGAGCGAGCTGGCCTGGCGACTGCTGAGCCGCCGCCACGGCGCTCAGCTGTGCTACACCCCCATGCTGCATGCTCAGGTGTTCGTTCGCGACGCCaactacaggagagaaaacCTCTACAATGAGGTGTCTGAAGAGGACAGACCTCTCATCACACAG TTTTGTGCCAATGATCCAGAGGTGTTCCTTCAGGCAGCTCTGCTAGCCCAGGACTACTGTGATGCTATTGACCTCAACCTGGGCTGTCCGCAGATGATCGCTAAGAGAG GGCACTATGGAGTTTTCCTACAAGATGAATGGGAGCTGTTAGAGAAAATGG TCAGGTTAGCCAATGAAAAGCTCTCGGTGCCCATCACATGTAAGATCCGTGTGTTCAAGGAGATCGAAAAGACGGTCCACTATGCCCAGATGCTGGAGAAAGCTGGATGTCAG CTGCTAACAGTGCATGGCAGAACCAAAGACCAGAAAGGAGCCATGACAGGTATCGCTAGCTGGGAGCACATCAAGGCAGTACA gAAGGCAGTAAATATTCCAGTGTTTGCAAATGGCAACATTCAGCACTTGAGTGATGTGTTGCGCTGCATTCAGGAGACAGGAGTGCAAGGAGTTATGAGTGCAG aGGGTAACCTCCACAACCCAGCACTGTTTGAGGGATGCAGCCCCCCAGTGTGGGAGATGGCTGAGGAATATCTCGAGGTGGTGAAGCAGCGTCCCCCCTGCACTCTGTCCTATGTACGAGCCCACCTCTTCAAGCTCTGGCACCACAC GCTACAGATCCACCACGACCTGAGGGAGGATTTGGCCAAGGTGAAGACCCTCGAGGGTTTGGCCGATGTCAGCAAACAGCTGAGGCTGCGATGCCAG gAGGAGATAGCCAAAGGAAAGGATGTGGAAGAGAAGGAGGGCGGCCTGCCATTACCCCACTGGATCTGCCAGCCATATGTCAGACCTGC TCCAAAGGAGCCAGTTGCCAACGGTACCAGCCAGGGTTCAGAGGTAAAGAAGACCATGTGTCAGAAGAGGGCACTGGAGGACTCAGACGGAATAGCTGACACGCTCTccaaaaacaagcagaaaaagaGATCCCGAAACCCCAACAAGAACTTCTGTCCCGAGCAGAAAC CCAAGTACATCAAATGTGAACAGTGTGGGAACCCAAAG GGAAATAAATGTGTCTTCAACCTGTGTCGAGGCTGCTGTAAGAAGATGTCCTACAAGGAGGTGGCAGACTGCCCaa GCCACGGGCTGAGGTTCAAGACCaaggcagagaaacagaaagctgaggaggatgagaggagggaggacGAGAGGAAGGAGGGCTTggccacagagacagagagaagcagcagctcTCCACAGCCTCTCCCAGATCCAA GTGCCAGCTTGTTGGAATTAGAGGCTGATGTGGGCCTCGTTCTTTCTGCATCTATTCTTGAggtatcttgtttttatttttaa
- the LOC122869269 gene encoding tryptase-2-like: protein MAMAFCKLLIVLVLIHNTGGSLGAEVRSSIVGGQDAPKGSWPWMVHLNITSDGINKWRCGGTILNSEWLLTAANCLDEQRKPNLARSMVWVGSHNLQKESTRYMGILYVIRHPEYRALSTGYVNDIALIKLKKKMKFSQNVAPVGLPSVDDTFGSSSECWITGWGSIGNGVPLPDPETLQQLKIPIIPQSVCKDNYPELNSNMLCAGDMAGGKDACKGDYGGPLVCRAASGFVQVGIMSYGSRDGCALPGSPGIYTQVSKYLRFIDDYIHHAEEASAEV, encoded by the exons ATGGCCATGGCTTTCTGCAAACTTCTCATTGTGCTGGTACTGATCCACAACACTGGAG gtTCGCTTGGGGCTGAGGTGAGGAGCTCCATCGTCGGGGGGCAGGATGCTCCAAAGGGCAGCTGGCCGTGGATGGTCCACCTAAACATCACATCTGATGGTATCAACAAGTGGCGCTGCGGCGGCACCATCCTCAACAGTGAATGGCTACTGACTGCTGCAAACTGCTTGGATGA ACAGCGTAAACCTAATTTGGCTCGATCAATGGTTTGGGTTGGCTCACACAATCTGCAAAAGGAGTCTACTCGTTACATGGGTATACTTTATGTCATACGTCACCCTGAGTACCGAGCCCTGAGCACTGGCTATGTGAACGACATCGCCCTGAtaaagctgaagaaaaagatgaaattCTCACAGAACGTTGCCCCAGTGGGTCTGCCCAGCGTCGACGACACCTTCGGTTCATCATCTGAGTGTTGGATCACTGGCTGGGGGAGCATTGGGAATGGTG TTCCACTGCCGGATCCGGAAACCCTTCAGCAGCTGAAGATTCCCATCATCCCTCAGAGTGTGTGCAAGGACAATTACCCCGAGCTGAATTCCAACATGCTGTGTGCAGGGGACATGGCTGGAGGGAAGGACGCCTGCAAA GGGGATTATGGCGGCCCGCTGGTGTGTCGTGCAGCCAGCGGCTTCGTGCAGGTGGGCATCATGAGTTATGGGAGTCGTGATGGTTGTGCTCTCCCAGGCAGCCCTGGCATCTACACCCAAGTGTCCAAGTATCTGAGGTTCATCGACGACTACATTCACCACGCCGAGGAAGCCTCCGCTGAGGTCTAA
- the dus1l gene encoding tRNA-dihydrouridine(16/17) synthase [NAD(P)(+)]-like isoform X2: MDTNHYNQEEEEDDYDEEKEKEKEDEDEDEDEVSHRYYFATALSWKVLRREYSANIIVLQGLSFIFVLPVLVKSAVMAKLQGFEFWRKTLKEARFVVAPMVDQSELAWRLLSRRHGAQLCYTPMLHAQVFVRDANYRRENLYNEVSEEDRPLITQFCANDPEVFLQAALLAQDYCDAIDLNLGCPQMIAKRGHYGVFLQDEWELLEKMVRLANEKLSVPITCKIRVFKEIEKTVHYAQMLEKAGCQLLTVHGRTKDQKGAMTGIASWEHIKAVQKAVNIPVFANGNIQHLSDVLRCIQETGVQGVMSAEGNLHNPALFEGCSPPVWEMAEEYLEVVKQRPPCTLSYVRAHLFKLWHHTLQIHHDLREDLAKVKTLEGLADVSKQLRLRCQEEIAKGKDVEEKEGGLPLPHWICQPYVRPAPKEPVANGTSQGSEVKKTMCQKRALEDSDGIADTLSKNKQKKRSRNPNKNFCPEQKPKYIKCEQCGNPKGNKCVFNLCRGCCKKMSYKEVADCPSHGLRFKTKAEKQKAEEDERREDERKEGLATETERSSSSPQPLPDPSASLLELEADVGLVLSASILENQKT, translated from the exons ATGGATACCAACCATTATaaccaagaagaagaagaagacgactACGAcgaggaaaaggaaaaggaaaaggaagacgAAGACGAAGACGAAGACGAAGTTTCTCACCGGTACTATTTCGCTACTGCACTCAGTTGGAAAGTGCTGCGCCGGGAATACTCAGCAAATATCATAGTATTACAG ggtctttcattcatttttgtccTTCCTGTTCTGGTGAAGTCAGCTGTGATGGCCAAGCTCCAGGGCTTTGAGTTCTGGAGGAAGACCCTGAAAGAAGCACGCTTTGTGGTGGCACCCATGGTGGACCAGAGCGAGCTGGCCTGGCGACTGCTGAGCCGCCGCCACGGCGCTCAGCTGTGCTACACCCCCATGCTGCATGCTCAGGTGTTCGTTCGCGACGCCaactacaggagagaaaacCTCTACAATGAGGTGTCTGAAGAGGACAGACCTCTCATCACACAG TTTTGTGCCAATGATCCAGAGGTGTTCCTTCAGGCAGCTCTGCTAGCCCAGGACTACTGTGATGCTATTGACCTCAACCTGGGCTGTCCGCAGATGATCGCTAAGAGAG GGCACTATGGAGTTTTCCTACAAGATGAATGGGAGCTGTTAGAGAAAATGG TCAGGTTAGCCAATGAAAAGCTCTCGGTGCCCATCACATGTAAGATCCGTGTGTTCAAGGAGATCGAAAAGACGGTCCACTATGCCCAGATGCTGGAGAAAGCTGGATGTCAG CTGCTAACAGTGCATGGCAGAACCAAAGACCAGAAAGGAGCCATGACAGGTATCGCTAGCTGGGAGCACATCAAGGCAGTACA gAAGGCAGTAAATATTCCAGTGTTTGCAAATGGCAACATTCAGCACTTGAGTGATGTGTTGCGCTGCATTCAGGAGACAGGAGTGCAAGGAGTTATGAGTGCAG aGGGTAACCTCCACAACCCAGCACTGTTTGAGGGATGCAGCCCCCCAGTGTGGGAGATGGCTGAGGAATATCTCGAGGTGGTGAAGCAGCGTCCCCCCTGCACTCTGTCCTATGTACGAGCCCACCTCTTCAAGCTCTGGCACCACAC GCTACAGATCCACCACGACCTGAGGGAGGATTTGGCCAAGGTGAAGACCCTCGAGGGTTTGGCCGATGTCAGCAAACAGCTGAGGCTGCGATGCCAG gAGGAGATAGCCAAAGGAAAGGATGTGGAAGAGAAGGAGGGCGGCCTGCCATTACCCCACTGGATCTGCCAGCCATATGTCAGACCTGC TCCAAAGGAGCCAGTTGCCAACGGTACCAGCCAGGGTTCAGAGGTAAAGAAGACCATGTGTCAGAAGAGGGCACTGGAGGACTCAGACGGAATAGCTGACACGCTCTccaaaaacaagcagaaaaagaGATCCCGAAACCCCAACAAGAACTTCTGTCCCGAGCAGAAAC CCAAGTACATCAAATGTGAACAGTGTGGGAACCCAAAG GGAAATAAATGTGTCTTCAACCTGTGTCGAGGCTGCTGTAAGAAGATGTCCTACAAGGAGGTGGCAGACTGCCCaa GCCACGGGCTGAGGTTCAAGACCaaggcagagaaacagaaagctgaggaggatgagaggagggaggacGAGAGGAAGGAGGGCTTggccacagagacagagagaagcagcagctcTCCACAGCCTCTCCCAGATCCAA GTGCCAGCTTGTTGGAATTAGAGGCTGATGTGGGCCTCGTTCTTTCTGCATCTATTCTTGAg AACCAGAAAACATGA
- the dus1l gene encoding tRNA-dihydrouridine(16/17) synthase [NAD(P)(+)]-like isoform X1 produces MDTNHYNQEEEEDDYDEEKEKEKEDEDEDEDEVSHRYYFATALSWKVLRREYSANIIVLQGLSFIFVLPVLVKSAVMAKLQGFEFWRKTLKEARFVVAPMVDQSELAWRLLSRRHGAQLCYTPMLHAQVFVRDANYRRENLYNEVSEEDRPLITQFCANDPEVFLQAALLAQDYCDAIDLNLGCPQMIAKRGHYGVFLQDEWELLEKMVRLANEKLSVPITCKIRVFKEIEKTVHYAQMLEKAGCQLLTVHGRTKDQKGAMTGIASWEHIKAVQKAVNIPVFANGNIQHLSDVLRCIQETGVQGVMSAEGNLHNPALFEGCSPPVWEMAEEYLEVVKQRPPCTLSYVRAHLFKLWHHTLQIHHDLREDLAKVKTLEGLADVSKQLRLRCQEEIAKGKDVEEKEGGLPLPHWICQPYVRPAPKEPVANGTSQGSEVKKTMCQKRALEDSDGIADTLSKNKQKKRSRNPNKNFCPEQKPKYIKCEQCGNPKGNKCVFNLCRGCCKKMSYKEVADCPSHGLRFKTKAEKQKAEEDERREDERKEGLATETERSSSSPQPLPDPSASLLELEADVGLVLSASILEVSCFYF; encoded by the exons ATGGATACCAACCATTATaaccaagaagaagaagaagacgactACGAcgaggaaaaggaaaaggaaaaggaagacgAAGACGAAGACGAAGACGAAGTTTCTCACCGGTACTATTTCGCTACTGCACTCAGTTGGAAAGTGCTGCGCCGGGAATACTCAGCAAATATCATAGTATTACAG ggtctttcattcatttttgtccTTCCTGTTCTGGTGAAGTCAGCTGTGATGGCCAAGCTCCAGGGCTTTGAGTTCTGGAGGAAGACCCTGAAAGAAGCACGCTTTGTGGTGGCACCCATGGTGGACCAGAGCGAGCTGGCCTGGCGACTGCTGAGCCGCCGCCACGGCGCTCAGCTGTGCTACACCCCCATGCTGCATGCTCAGGTGTTCGTTCGCGACGCCaactacaggagagaaaacCTCTACAATGAGGTGTCTGAAGAGGACAGACCTCTCATCACACAG TTTTGTGCCAATGATCCAGAGGTGTTCCTTCAGGCAGCTCTGCTAGCCCAGGACTACTGTGATGCTATTGACCTCAACCTGGGCTGTCCGCAGATGATCGCTAAGAGAG GGCACTATGGAGTTTTCCTACAAGATGAATGGGAGCTGTTAGAGAAAATGG TCAGGTTAGCCAATGAAAAGCTCTCGGTGCCCATCACATGTAAGATCCGTGTGTTCAAGGAGATCGAAAAGACGGTCCACTATGCCCAGATGCTGGAGAAAGCTGGATGTCAG CTGCTAACAGTGCATGGCAGAACCAAAGACCAGAAAGGAGCCATGACAGGTATCGCTAGCTGGGAGCACATCAAGGCAGTACA gAAGGCAGTAAATATTCCAGTGTTTGCAAATGGCAACATTCAGCACTTGAGTGATGTGTTGCGCTGCATTCAGGAGACAGGAGTGCAAGGAGTTATGAGTGCAG aGGGTAACCTCCACAACCCAGCACTGTTTGAGGGATGCAGCCCCCCAGTGTGGGAGATGGCTGAGGAATATCTCGAGGTGGTGAAGCAGCGTCCCCCCTGCACTCTGTCCTATGTACGAGCCCACCTCTTCAAGCTCTGGCACCACAC GCTACAGATCCACCACGACCTGAGGGAGGATTTGGCCAAGGTGAAGACCCTCGAGGGTTTGGCCGATGTCAGCAAACAGCTGAGGCTGCGATGCCAG gAGGAGATAGCCAAAGGAAAGGATGTGGAAGAGAAGGAGGGCGGCCTGCCATTACCCCACTGGATCTGCCAGCCATATGTCAGACCTGC TCCAAAGGAGCCAGTTGCCAACGGTACCAGCCAGGGTTCAGAGGTAAAGAAGACCATGTGTCAGAAGAGGGCACTGGAGGACTCAGACGGAATAGCTGACACGCTCTccaaaaacaagcagaaaaagaGATCCCGAAACCCCAACAAGAACTTCTGTCCCGAGCAGAAAC CCAAGTACATCAAATGTGAACAGTGTGGGAACCCAAAG GGAAATAAATGTGTCTTCAACCTGTGTCGAGGCTGCTGTAAGAAGATGTCCTACAAGGAGGTGGCAGACTGCCCaa GCCACGGGCTGAGGTTCAAGACCaaggcagagaaacagaaagctgaggaggatgagaggagggaggacGAGAGGAAGGAGGGCTTggccacagagacagagagaagcagcagctcTCCACAGCCTCTCCCAGATCCAA GTGCCAGCTTGTTGGAATTAGAGGCTGATGTGGGCCTCGTTCTTTCTGCATCTATTCTTGAggtatcttgtttttatttttaa
- the dus1l gene encoding tRNA-dihydrouridine(16/17) synthase [NAD(P)(+)]-like isoform X3, with translation MDTNHYNQEEEEDDYDEEKEKEKEDEDEDEDEVSHRYYFATALSWKVLRREYSANIIVLQGLSFIFVLPVLVKSAVMAKLQGFEFWRKTLKEARFVVAPMVDQSELAWRLLSRRHGAQLCYTPMLHAQVFVRDANYRRENLYNEVSEEDRPLITQAALLAQDYCDAIDLNLGCPQMIAKRGHYGVFLQDEWELLEKMVRLANEKLSVPITCKIRVFKEIEKTVHYAQMLEKAGCQLLTVHGRTKDQKGAMTGIASWEHIKAVQKAVNIPVFANGNIQHLSDVLRCIQETGVQGVMSAEGNLHNPALFEGCSPPVWEMAEEYLEVVKQRPPCTLSYVRAHLFKLWHHTLQIHHDLREDLAKVKTLEGLADVSKQLRLRCQEEIAKGKDVEEKEGGLPLPHWICQPYVRPAPKEPVANGTSQGSEVKKTMCQKRALEDSDGIADTLSKNKQKKRSRNPNKNFCPEQKPKYIKCEQCGNPKGNKCVFNLCRGCCKKMSYKEVADCPSHGLRFKTKAEKQKAEEDERREDERKEGLATETERSSSSPQPLPDPSASLLELEADVGLVLSASILEVSCFYF, from the exons ATGGATACCAACCATTATaaccaagaagaagaagaagacgactACGAcgaggaaaaggaaaaggaaaaggaagacgAAGACGAAGACGAAGACGAAGTTTCTCACCGGTACTATTTCGCTACTGCACTCAGTTGGAAAGTGCTGCGCCGGGAATACTCAGCAAATATCATAGTATTACAG ggtctttcattcatttttgtccTTCCTGTTCTGGTGAAGTCAGCTGTGATGGCCAAGCTCCAGGGCTTTGAGTTCTGGAGGAAGACCCTGAAAGAAGCACGCTTTGTGGTGGCACCCATGGTGGACCAGAGCGAGCTGGCCTGGCGACTGCTGAGCCGCCGCCACGGCGCTCAGCTGTGCTACACCCCCATGCTGCATGCTCAGGTGTTCGTTCGCGACGCCaactacaggagagaaaacCTCTACAATGAGGTGTCTGAAGAGGACAGACCTCTCATCACACAG GCAGCTCTGCTAGCCCAGGACTACTGTGATGCTATTGACCTCAACCTGGGCTGTCCGCAGATGATCGCTAAGAGAG GGCACTATGGAGTTTTCCTACAAGATGAATGGGAGCTGTTAGAGAAAATGG TCAGGTTAGCCAATGAAAAGCTCTCGGTGCCCATCACATGTAAGATCCGTGTGTTCAAGGAGATCGAAAAGACGGTCCACTATGCCCAGATGCTGGAGAAAGCTGGATGTCAG CTGCTAACAGTGCATGGCAGAACCAAAGACCAGAAAGGAGCCATGACAGGTATCGCTAGCTGGGAGCACATCAAGGCAGTACA gAAGGCAGTAAATATTCCAGTGTTTGCAAATGGCAACATTCAGCACTTGAGTGATGTGTTGCGCTGCATTCAGGAGACAGGAGTGCAAGGAGTTATGAGTGCAG aGGGTAACCTCCACAACCCAGCACTGTTTGAGGGATGCAGCCCCCCAGTGTGGGAGATGGCTGAGGAATATCTCGAGGTGGTGAAGCAGCGTCCCCCCTGCACTCTGTCCTATGTACGAGCCCACCTCTTCAAGCTCTGGCACCACAC GCTACAGATCCACCACGACCTGAGGGAGGATTTGGCCAAGGTGAAGACCCTCGAGGGTTTGGCCGATGTCAGCAAACAGCTGAGGCTGCGATGCCAG gAGGAGATAGCCAAAGGAAAGGATGTGGAAGAGAAGGAGGGCGGCCTGCCATTACCCCACTGGATCTGCCAGCCATATGTCAGACCTGC TCCAAAGGAGCCAGTTGCCAACGGTACCAGCCAGGGTTCAGAGGTAAAGAAGACCATGTGTCAGAAGAGGGCACTGGAGGACTCAGACGGAATAGCTGACACGCTCTccaaaaacaagcagaaaaagaGATCCCGAAACCCCAACAAGAACTTCTGTCCCGAGCAGAAAC CCAAGTACATCAAATGTGAACAGTGTGGGAACCCAAAG GGAAATAAATGTGTCTTCAACCTGTGTCGAGGCTGCTGTAAGAAGATGTCCTACAAGGAGGTGGCAGACTGCCCaa GCCACGGGCTGAGGTTCAAGACCaaggcagagaaacagaaagctgaggaggatgagaggagggaggacGAGAGGAAGGAGGGCTTggccacagagacagagagaagcagcagctcTCCACAGCCTCTCCCAGATCCAA GTGCCAGCTTGTTGGAATTAGAGGCTGATGTGGGCCTCGTTCTTTCTGCATCTATTCTTGAggtatcttgtttttatttttaa
- the dus1l gene encoding tRNA-dihydrouridine(16/17) synthase [NAD(P)(+)]-like isoform X5 has product MAKLQGFEFWRKTLKEARFVVAPMVDQSELAWRLLSRRHGAQLCYTPMLHAQVFVRDANYRRENLYNEVSEEDRPLITQFCANDPEVFLQAALLAQDYCDAIDLNLGCPQMIAKRGHYGVFLQDEWELLEKMVRLANEKLSVPITCKIRVFKEIEKTVHYAQMLEKAGCQLLTVHGRTKDQKGAMTGIASWEHIKAVQKAVNIPVFANGNIQHLSDVLRCIQETGVQGVMSAEGNLHNPALFEGCSPPVWEMAEEYLEVVKQRPPCTLSYVRAHLFKLWHHTLQIHHDLREDLAKVKTLEGLADVSKQLRLRCQEEIAKGKDVEEKEGGLPLPHWICQPYVRPAPKEPVANGTSQGSEVKKTMCQKRALEDSDGIADTLSKNKQKKRSRNPNKNFCPEQKPKYIKCEQCGNPKGNKCVFNLCRGCCKKMSYKEVADCPSHGLRFKTKAEKQKAEEDERREDERKEGLATETERSSSSPQPLPDPSASLLELEADVGLVLSASILEVSCFYF; this is encoded by the exons ATGGCCAAGCTCCAGGGCTTTGAGTTCTGGAGGAAGACCCTGAAAGAAGCACGCTTTGTGGTGGCACCCATGGTGGACCAGAGCGAGCTGGCCTGGCGACTGCTGAGCCGCCGCCACGGCGCTCAGCTGTGCTACACCCCCATGCTGCATGCTCAGGTGTTCGTTCGCGACGCCaactacaggagagaaaacCTCTACAATGAGGTGTCTGAAGAGGACAGACCTCTCATCACACAG TTTTGTGCCAATGATCCAGAGGTGTTCCTTCAGGCAGCTCTGCTAGCCCAGGACTACTGTGATGCTATTGACCTCAACCTGGGCTGTCCGCAGATGATCGCTAAGAGAG GGCACTATGGAGTTTTCCTACAAGATGAATGGGAGCTGTTAGAGAAAATGG TCAGGTTAGCCAATGAAAAGCTCTCGGTGCCCATCACATGTAAGATCCGTGTGTTCAAGGAGATCGAAAAGACGGTCCACTATGCCCAGATGCTGGAGAAAGCTGGATGTCAG CTGCTAACAGTGCATGGCAGAACCAAAGACCAGAAAGGAGCCATGACAGGTATCGCTAGCTGGGAGCACATCAAGGCAGTACA gAAGGCAGTAAATATTCCAGTGTTTGCAAATGGCAACATTCAGCACTTGAGTGATGTGTTGCGCTGCATTCAGGAGACAGGAGTGCAAGGAGTTATGAGTGCAG aGGGTAACCTCCACAACCCAGCACTGTTTGAGGGATGCAGCCCCCCAGTGTGGGAGATGGCTGAGGAATATCTCGAGGTGGTGAAGCAGCGTCCCCCCTGCACTCTGTCCTATGTACGAGCCCACCTCTTCAAGCTCTGGCACCACAC GCTACAGATCCACCACGACCTGAGGGAGGATTTGGCCAAGGTGAAGACCCTCGAGGGTTTGGCCGATGTCAGCAAACAGCTGAGGCTGCGATGCCAG gAGGAGATAGCCAAAGGAAAGGATGTGGAAGAGAAGGAGGGCGGCCTGCCATTACCCCACTGGATCTGCCAGCCATATGTCAGACCTGC TCCAAAGGAGCCAGTTGCCAACGGTACCAGCCAGGGTTCAGAGGTAAAGAAGACCATGTGTCAGAAGAGGGCACTGGAGGACTCAGACGGAATAGCTGACACGCTCTccaaaaacaagcagaaaaagaGATCCCGAAACCCCAACAAGAACTTCTGTCCCGAGCAGAAAC CCAAGTACATCAAATGTGAACAGTGTGGGAACCCAAAG GGAAATAAATGTGTCTTCAACCTGTGTCGAGGCTGCTGTAAGAAGATGTCCTACAAGGAGGTGGCAGACTGCCCaa GCCACGGGCTGAGGTTCAAGACCaaggcagagaaacagaaagctgaggaggatgagaggagggaggacGAGAGGAAGGAGGGCTTggccacagagacagagagaagcagcagctcTCCACAGCCTCTCCCAGATCCAA GTGCCAGCTTGTTGGAATTAGAGGCTGATGTGGGCCTCGTTCTTTCTGCATCTATTCTTGAggtatcttgtttttatttttaa